The stretch of DNA GGGTCGAATTTCGGGTATCCGTTATTGGGCTGACCCAACAGAAACGGACCCAGATTTAGAGTTGGGTGTTAAGATAGCTCGAGCtatataactttaaaatgtcttaaaaatatTTCCCATTCCTCAGACATTCTAAAACCCTAGTAAAACCCTTCCGTGTTTGGCTATGGCGTTCAACTCAATTCTTCGCAAGTCGGGTTCTTTTGCGAGGGCTCTTGCTGTGGCGGGTCAATTGACGAAGAATAACCACCTGGGTCACCGCACCTTAATTTTCACTGCCATCAACCACCACAATGATTCGTTTGTTCCGAAGTCTCACTTTTCTTCTGCAGCTGCCCAGAAGAAACCAACCTCCGATGAGAACCTTCTCCGAGTCATCGAATCCGAAATCGAATGCGCCCAGGAAACAGACGATCACAACGCAGTGAGTCTCTattgttttccatttcatacatGATAATAACTATTGCGTTTTATCTTTGAGAGTGTTTTTGTACTGAAAGTTGATTTGGTTGATAGGAGGAAGGGGTTCCGagtaattttccttttaaaataattgatagcCCCGGACATCAGACTATAACGCTGGAGAGAACGTACCAAGATGAGGAAATTAAGGTAGAGGTTCACATGCCTGATTTGGTTACTGGGGAAGGAAATAACGACGATGATGATAATGAGAGTGAAAGAGCTCCTCAGTCTAGCATTCCACTTTCGGTCAG from Vigna unguiculata cultivar IT97K-499-35 chromosome 8, ASM411807v1, whole genome shotgun sequence encodes:
- the LOC114193319 gene encoding uncharacterized protein At2g39795, mitochondrial-like translates to MAFNSILRKSGSFARALAVAGQLTKNNHLGHRTLIFTAINHHNDSFVPKSHFSSAAAQKKPTSDENLLRVIESEIECAQETDDHNAEEGVPSNFPFKIIDSPGHQTITLERTYQDEEIKVEVHMPDLVTGEGNNDDDDNESERAPQSSIPLSVSVYKKGGPYLEFNCVGYPDEIVIDSLSVKNPDLTEDQIAYEGPDFQDLDENLQKSFHRYLEIRGIKPSTTNFLHEYMINKDSKEYLVWLNKLKSFVQA